In a single window of the Campylobacter hyointestinalis subsp. lawsonii genome:
- a CDS encoding aspartate carbamoyltransferase catalytic subunit codes for MTYTKKDLISTKDLSKEDIFSFLNLAKHYKALNLEKVKKDPILKGVTVVNAFFENSTRTRVSFEIAAKRLGADAINFSSSTSSTNKGETLIDTIHNIEAMKTDVFIVRHYSSGAAKFISKNTPSCVVNAGDGCNEHPTQALLDLLTIYEAKGSFENLTVTIIGDIFHSRVARSNIYAMQTLGIKVKLFGPPMFMQNAEIFGCEICKDMDEAVRGSDAIIMLRIQLERSDGEVAFPSVREYSRYFGLTKSRMQVAKDDVIILHPGPINRGVELNSDVADDARFSSILDQVENGVAIRMAVLKTLYQNKFKA; via the coding sequence ATGACCTACACAAAAAAAGACTTGATTTCTACAAAAGACCTGAGTAAAGAAGATATATTTTCTTTTTTAAATTTAGCCAAACACTACAAAGCCCTAAATTTAGAAAAAGTAAAAAAAGATCCGATCTTAAAAGGTGTTACTGTAGTAAATGCGTTTTTTGAAAACTCAACTCGCACAAGAGTTAGCTTCGAGATAGCTGCAAAAAGACTAGGGGCAGATGCGATAAACTTTAGCTCTAGCACTTCTAGCACAAACAAAGGCGAAACTCTCATCGACACAATTCACAATATAGAAGCTATGAAAACAGACGTATTCATCGTTCGCCACTATAGCTCTGGTGCAGCAAAGTTCATATCTAAAAACACTCCATCGTGCGTGGTAAATGCAGGCGATGGCTGCAACGAGCATCCAACTCAAGCCTTGCTTGACTTGCTTACCATATATGAGGCAAAAGGTAGCTTTGAAAATCTCACAGTCACTATAATAGGCGACATATTTCACTCAAGAGTTGCCCGCTCAAACATATACGCTATGCAGACTTTAGGTATAAAAGTAAAACTTTTTGGACCGCCTATGTTTATGCAAAACGCCGAAATTTTTGGTTGTGAAATTTGCAAAGATATGGATGAGGCAGTTAGGGGAAGTGATGCTATCATTATGCTTAGAATTCAGCTTGAAAGAAGTGATGGCGAAGTAGCATTTCCAAGCGTTAGAGAGTATAGCAGGTATTTTGGGCTTACTAAATCACGTATGCAAGTAGCTAAAGATGATGTTATTATCTTGCACCCAGGACCTATAAACAGAGGCGTTGAGCTAAACTCGGACGTGGCTGATGATGCTAGATTTTCAAGCATACTTGACCAAGTAGAAAACGGCGTGGCTATCAGAATGGCTGTTTTAAAAACGCTCTATCAAAATAAATTTAAGGCTTAA
- a CDS encoding ribose-phosphate pyrophosphokinase: MRGYKIFSGTANIEFSKMVAKYLGIPLSEASIKRFSDGEISVQIGESVRGKDVFVIQPTCAPANINLMELLILTDALKRSSASSITAVVPYFGYARQDRKAAPRVPITAKLVANMMQTAGIDRVVTMDLHAGQIQGFFDIPVDNLYGTIVFTDYVKSKNLPNPIVASPDVGGVARARALAKTMNLDMVIVDKRREKANESEVMNVIGDVNGKDVILIDDMIDTAGTIVKAAEIFKKKGATSVMAFCTHPVLSGPAYERLSTGALDELVVTDTIPLKEQNEHIKVISVAPLFGEVIRRVYHDESVNSLFS, from the coding sequence ATGCGAGGTTATAAAATTTTTTCTGGAACGGCGAATATCGAGTTTTCGAAAATGGTTGCCAAGTATTTAGGAATTCCTCTAAGCGAAGCTAGTATAAAGCGTTTTAGCGATGGCGAGATAAGCGTTCAAATCGGCGAGAGTGTGCGTGGTAAAGACGTGTTTGTTATACAGCCAACCTGTGCGCCGGCTAATATAAATTTAATGGAGCTTCTTATACTAACTGACGCTTTAAAAAGAAGTAGTGCAAGCTCGATAACTGCCGTGGTGCCATACTTTGGATATGCAAGGCAAGATAGAAAAGCAGCTCCAAGAGTGCCAATAACTGCAAAATTAGTTGCTAATATGATGCAAACTGCCGGGATTGATAGAGTTGTTACTATGGATCTGCACGCCGGACAAATTCAAGGATTTTTCGATATACCGGTTGATAATCTATACGGAACTATAGTATTTACAGACTACGTAAAGAGCAAAAACTTGCCAAATCCTATCGTCGCTAGTCCTGATGTAGGCGGTGTGGCACGCGCAAGGGCTCTAGCAAAAACTATGAATTTAGATATGGTTATAGTAGATAAACGCCGTGAAAAAGCAAACGAAAGTGAAGTCATGAATGTCATCGGCGATGTAAATGGCAAAGATGTAATCTTGATCGATGATATGATAGATACTGCTGGAACTATCGTAAAAGCTGCTGAGATATTTAAGAAAAAAGGCGCAACTAGCGTTATGGCTTTTTGTACTCATCCTGTTTTGAGTGGGCCTGCGTATGAAAGACTATCTACTGGGGCATTAGACGAACTAGTCGTAACTGACACTATACCTTTAAAAGAGCAAAATGAACATATAAAAGTGATAAGCGTAGCACCGCTTTTTGGAGAGGTGATAAGACGTGTATATCACGATGAAAGTGTCAATAGCCTATTTAGCTAA